Proteins co-encoded in one Coregonus clupeaformis isolate EN_2021a chromosome 17, ASM2061545v1, whole genome shotgun sequence genomic window:
- the LOC121542319 gene encoding E3 ubiquitin-protein ligase MYLIP-A-like, with amino-acid sequence MLCHITLPDAVVMEVDVDSKANGEDCLHKVCRKLGIIEVDYFGLQFSGSKGESLWLNLRNRISQQMDNLAPCRLKLRVKFFVEPHLTLQEQTRHMFFMHIKDELDSGSLQMEAEQAKELCAVLAQAEYGDYNQNTAKYCSSQIFRREPNLATINSIQEKHRELEGLSQSSAEYRALQLVSSLENYGVEWHWARDSEGQRLAIGVGPEGVTICQEDFSPINRIIYPIIQMATQSGKNVYMTITRDSGDGVVLLFKMTSTRAASGLYRAITETHAFYRCDTVTSDVMMQYSRDFKGHLASLFLNENINLGKKYVFDIRRTSKEVYDHCRRVLYNAGIGGDCVSGGEGERSPSRSPGVGEGGCEGCQRRRVLEEKLQQLQDPLLCILCCEEEMDAAFCPCGHMVCCHNCAVQLEVCPVCRSEVDHVQHVYLPTCANLLSLAVSSAAPFNIPRDLAAHLCSSREFYTSTDKICHT; translated from the exons aTGCTTTGCCATATAACGCTCCCGGACGCggtggtgatggaggtggatgtTGATTCGAAGGCTAATGGAGAGGACTGCTTACACAAG GTCTGTCGGAAACTGGGAATAATAGAGGTGGATTACTTTGGGCTCCAGTTCAGTGGAAGCAAAGGGGAgagtttgtggttgaatctgaggAACAGGATCTCACAACAGATGGATAACCTGGCTCCCTGCAGACTGAAGCTCCGAGTCAAGTTCTTTGTAGAACCCCATCTCACCCTGCAAGAACAGACAAG ACATATGTTCTTCATGCACATAAAGGATGAGCTGGACAGTGGCAGCCTGCAGATGGAGGCTGAGCAGGCCAAGGAACTGTGTGCCGTCCTAGCCCAGGCTGAGTACGGAGACTACAACCAGAACACAGCCAAGTACTGCTCCAGCCAGATCTTCAGACGGGAGCCCAACCTGGCAACCATCAACAG CATCCAGGAGAAGCACCGTGAGCTGGAGGGTCTGAGCCAGTCGTCAGCAGAGTACCGGGCCCTACAGCTAGTGTCCTCCCTGGAGAACTACGGGGTGGAATGGCACTGGGCCAGGGACTCAGAAGGACAGAGGCTGGCTATAGGGGTCGGTCCTGAAGGGGTGACCATCTGTCAGGAGGACTTCAGCCCCATCAACAG GATCATTTACCCTATCATCCAGATGGCCACCCAGTCAGGGAAGAATGTGTACATGACCATCACTAGGGACAGTGGTGACGGTGTTGTCCTGCTGTTTAAGATGACAAGCACCAGAGCTGCCAGCGGCTTGTACCGGGCCATCACAGAGACccatgccttctacag GTGTGACACGGTGACGAGCGACGTGATGATGCAGTACAGCCGTGATTTCAAGGGTCACCTGGCGTCTCTCTTCCTCAACGAGAACATCAACCTGGGCAAGAAGTACGTCTTCGACATCCGACGCACCTCCAAGGAGGTCTACGACCACTGCCGCCGGGTGCTCTACAATGCCGGCATTGGAGGGGACTGTGTGTCCGGCGGGGAGGGTGAGAGGAGCCCGTCGCGGTCCcctggggtgggggagggaggctgTGAGGGGTGCCAGAGGCGCAGGGTCCTGGAGGAGAAGCTGCAGCAGCTCCAGGATCCTCTGCTGTGTATCCTGTGCTgtgaagaggagatggatgctGCCTTTTGTCCCTGTGGACACATGGTGTGCTGCCACAACTGTGCCGTCCAGCTAGAG GTGTGCCCAGTGTGTCGGTCAGAGGTGGACCATGTCCAGCACGTCTACCTGCCCACCTGTGCCAACCTGCTGTCCCTGGCGGTGAGCAGTGCTGCCCCCTTCAACATTCCCAGAGACCTGGCCGCTCACCTCTGTTCCTCCAGAGAGTTCTACACCAGCACAGACAAGATCTGTCACACGTAG